The proteins below come from a single Saccharophagus degradans 2-40 genomic window:
- a CDS encoding tRNA-queuosine alpha-mannosyltransferase domain-containing protein: MKILLLSAYDTASHHYWCEGLMAQFSQYEWTYLSLPARYFAWRMRGNGLSWTYENHVDLHQPYDLVIATSMVDLATLRGLNPQLHNVPALLYFHENQFAYPVSKQQPDIVAAQMVSLYSALTAQRIVFNSEYNRSTFFDGLATLLKKLPDHVPKGIVEELTNKSSVLFVPLANAPQVQGTRFKQASAIRNIVWNHRWEYDKGPEQLLAFATALPQGLPIKVHVVGQQFRQMPEAFAQVRQCLQDKKYLGKFGFIANKADYMELLGQSDFVLSTALHDFQGLSILEAVQAGCVPIVPNRLAYQEIFDAQYRYPSHLDKAAEEAVGVMDKLQQFLANPTKQLHAPSVTELEWRTLKPAYEHIIEHCRDLKTGRQGV; encoded by the coding sequence ATGAAAATTCTTTTACTCTCCGCTTACGATACCGCTAGCCACCATTACTGGTGCGAGGGCCTTATGGCCCAGTTTAGTCAATATGAATGGACTTATTTAAGCCTACCCGCACGTTATTTTGCGTGGCGTATGCGTGGTAATGGGTTGAGTTGGACCTACGAAAATCATGTTGATTTACACCAGCCCTATGACTTGGTTATTGCAACGTCTATGGTTGATCTAGCCACATTACGTGGCTTAAACCCCCAGTTACATAATGTACCCGCGCTGCTTTATTTTCACGAAAATCAATTTGCTTACCCCGTATCTAAGCAGCAGCCCGATATTGTTGCTGCGCAAATGGTTAGCTTGTATTCAGCGCTTACGGCGCAGCGTATTGTGTTTAATAGTGAGTATAACCGCTCCACTTTTTTCGACGGCTTAGCAACGCTACTTAAAAAGTTGCCCGATCATGTGCCTAAAGGGATTGTGGAAGAGCTTACAAATAAAAGCTCTGTGTTATTTGTGCCGCTAGCAAATGCACCACAAGTGCAGGGTACGCGCTTCAAGCAAGCAAGCGCGATTCGCAATATAGTGTGGAATCACCGCTGGGAATACGACAAGGGGCCGGAGCAATTATTGGCGTTTGCCACGGCTTTACCGCAAGGGTTGCCGATTAAAGTACATGTAGTAGGGCAACAGTTTAGGCAAATGCCCGAAGCGTTTGCGCAAGTGCGTCAATGTTTGCAGGACAAAAAATATTTGGGCAAGTTTGGCTTTATTGCAAATAAAGCCGACTATATGGAGTTACTAGGGCAGAGTGATTTTGTGTTATCTACAGCGTTGCACGATTTTCAGGGGTTATCTATTTTAGAAGCCGTTCAAGCTGGCTGTGTACCTATAGTGCCGAATCGCTTAGCGTACCAAGAAATATTCGATGCGCAGTACAGGTACCCCTCACATTTAGATAAGGCTGCCGAAGAGGCTGTAGGGGTAATGGATAAATTACAGCAATTTTTAGCTAACCCCACAAAGCAATTGCATGCACCTTCTGTTACCGAGTTAGAGTGGCGGACGCTCAAGCCGGCTTACGAACACATAATTGAGCATTGCAGAGATTTAAAAACGGGGCGTCAGGGGGTATGA
- a CDS encoding cyclic nucleotide-binding domain-containing protein, translating into MITVKQLKSFIPFKGLDTKYIEEALNQIRVETFARGTMLFKRSKPLAMKYYLVEGDVDLIDSEFYCVSVKSDTKRAQSALNSESPTKCSALAKSSVTVFTIETELLDRIVAWSQTSANTLDTVLEVSEEGANTTIGSSFSSNDSFMVEELSDDSGDWMSALLQSPLFSRIPVTQVQELFSRFEDVHAEAGERIITEGERGDYFYVLASGEARIHNRSESVDVRLKPGSHFGEEALLGATLRNATVEMTADGILKRLGSEDFIALLKAPVLKYIEDNSLQSFDKPYKLIDVKMPIEYRLNHMPGSINVPLSRLRNTMPELGRSNVYLVPDDAGSRADIAAHLLCQAGFEAMILKTSQ; encoded by the coding sequence ATGATCACTGTAAAGCAGCTTAAGTCATTCATTCCATTCAAAGGCTTAGATACCAAATATATCGAAGAAGCCTTAAACCAGATTCGTGTGGAAACCTTCGCGCGCGGCACAATGTTGTTCAAGCGTAGCAAGCCATTGGCGATGAAATACTATTTGGTAGAAGGGGATGTAGACCTGATTGACTCAGAGTTTTACTGTGTGTCGGTAAAAAGCGATACCAAACGCGCTCAATCTGCGTTGAATTCTGAATCTCCCACTAAATGTTCAGCCTTGGCAAAGTCGTCTGTTACGGTATTTACGATTGAAACCGAGCTATTGGATCGAATAGTTGCTTGGAGCCAAACTTCTGCCAATACCTTAGACACGGTTTTAGAGGTAAGCGAAGAGGGCGCCAATACAACCATAGGCTCTTCGTTTTCGTCTAACGATAGCTTTATGGTTGAAGAGCTTAGTGACGATAGTGGCGACTGGATGTCTGCTTTACTTCAGTCGCCATTATTTTCTCGTATCCCTGTTACGCAGGTGCAAGAACTTTTCTCTCGGTTCGAAGATGTGCATGCAGAGGCGGGTGAAAGAATCATTACCGAAGGCGAGCGAGGTGATTACTTTTACGTATTGGCCTCTGGCGAAGCCAGAATCCACAACCGCTCTGAAAGTGTAGATGTACGACTAAAGCCTGGTTCGCACTTTGGTGAAGAAGCGCTTTTAGGTGCAACCTTGCGCAATGCAACGGTTGAAATGACCGCCGACGGTATTCTTAAGCGTTTAGGCTCTGAAGATTTTATTGCTTTGTTAAAGGCCCCGGTTCTTAAATATATAGAAGATAATTCGCTTCAGAGTTTTGACAAGCCTTACAAATTAATCGATGTGAAAATGCCAATTGAGTATCGATTAAACCATATGCCAGGCAGTATCAATGTTCCATTATCTAGGTTGCGCAACACAATGCCTGAATTGGGCCGCTCCAATGTTTATCTCGTGCCAGATGATGCTGGCAGTCGCGCCGATATAGCCGCGCACTTACTCTGTCAGGCTGGGTTCGAGGCCATGATACTTAAAACATCTCAATAA
- a CDS encoding M18 family aminopeptidase: protein MTGNTFNNQDLIQFLQDSPTPFHAVLSMSQRMQAAGFVELNENEDWSLQPGGKYFVVRSGTAIAAFIHGVESSVDHGIRVVGAHTDSPCLKVKPMPSKLSNGYQQLSIEVYGGVLLAPWFDRDLSLAGRVVYRDTSGALKSALINFKRAIGSVPSLAIHLDRAANEGRKINPHVEMDVVLGQSAQKLDFKLLLQEQMQLEGYDNIAEILDFNLSFYDVQPPAVLGLNNEFLASARLDNLLSCYIGINSLIQADTTYTSVVICNDHEEVGSRSEVGAQGPMLKDVLSRINPDPQANQKAIRRSLMLSVDNAHGIHPNYASKHDENHGPIINAGPVIKFDACQGYATNSDSAAFVRWLATKGEPIALQSFVMRADMRCGSTIGPITATELGIQTVDIGLATFGMHSVRELGGVKDGEQLNNLLMRFMSTETLKL from the coding sequence ATGACAGGCAATACATTTAATAATCAAGATTTAATTCAGTTTTTACAGGACTCGCCCACACCTTTTCATGCTGTTTTGAGTATGTCTCAGCGTATGCAGGCAGCGGGGTTTGTTGAGCTGAATGAAAACGAAGACTGGTCGTTACAGCCTGGTGGAAAATATTTTGTGGTGCGCTCGGGCACTGCCATTGCTGCATTTATTCATGGCGTAGAATCTAGTGTAGATCACGGCATACGAGTTGTTGGGGCACATACAGATAGCCCTTGTTTGAAAGTAAAGCCAATGCCTTCTAAATTGAGCAATGGCTATCAGCAACTTAGTATTGAAGTGTATGGGGGCGTACTGTTAGCGCCGTGGTTCGATCGAGATTTGTCACTTGCTGGCCGTGTTGTTTATCGCGATACAAGTGGTGCGCTTAAGTCTGCGCTTATCAATTTTAAGCGTGCAATTGGCAGCGTGCCGAGCTTAGCCATTCACTTGGACAGAGCTGCTAACGAAGGCAGAAAAATTAACCCCCATGTAGAAATGGATGTTGTACTCGGTCAAAGTGCGCAAAAGCTGGATTTTAAACTGTTATTACAAGAGCAGATGCAGCTTGAAGGGTATGACAATATTGCTGAGATTTTAGATTTTAACCTGAGCTTTTATGATGTTCAGCCACCGGCGGTATTAGGGTTAAACAACGAGTTTCTAGCCAGTGCTAGATTGGACAACCTGTTGAGTTGCTATATAGGAATAAACAGCTTAATCCAAGCTGATACCACCTATACCAGTGTTGTTATTTGTAATGACCACGAAGAGGTTGGCAGTCGCTCTGAGGTAGGGGCGCAAGGGCCCATGTTAAAAGATGTGTTAAGTCGCATTAATCCAGACCCCCAAGCCAATCAAAAAGCAATTCGCCGTTCGTTAATGTTATCGGTCGACAATGCCCACGGTATTCACCCGAACTACGCGAGTAAGCATGACGAGAACCACGGCCCAATCATTAACGCCGGCCCTGTGATTAAGTTCGACGCCTGTCAAGGCTATGCCACCAATAGTGATAGCGCCGCTTTTGTACGCTGGTTGGCCACCAAAGGGGAGCCTATTGCTTTGCAATCCTTTGTAATGCGAGCAGATATGCGTTGTGGCAGCACTATTGGCCCAATCACTGCGACAGAGTTGGGTATTCAAACAGTGGATATTGGCCTTGCAACTTTTGGTATGCATTCGGTAAGAGAGCTTGGTGGCGTTAAAGACGGTGAGCAGCTTAATAATTTGCTTATGCGGTTTATGAGCACAGAGACCTTAAAGTTATAA
- a CDS encoding undecaprenyl-diphosphate phosphatase, producing MDILHAVFLALIQGITEFLPISSSAHLILPKELFGWEDQGLAFDVAVHVGTLSAVILYFRKDIVNLIAGWFGSITGKQSENGSLAWCIIVATVPAGLFGLLLGNFIEEHLRSVSVIATTTVVFGLLLWFADAKHSETKQLAQMTLFIALVIGLAQALAMIPGTSRSGITITAALLLGFGRSDAARFSFLLSIPIITLSGGYMGLKLLEESNVNWQEIGVGVLVSAISAYICIHYFLSFINKIGMLPFVIYRLLLGAGLFALVWFA from the coding sequence ATGGATATCTTACACGCTGTATTTCTAGCATTGATCCAAGGTATTACCGAATTTTTACCTATTTCGAGCTCAGCTCATTTAATTTTGCCAAAAGAACTTTTCGGTTGGGAAGATCAAGGGCTTGCGTTTGATGTAGCTGTGCACGTGGGTACGCTTAGTGCGGTTATTCTTTATTTTAGAAAAGATATAGTGAATTTGATTGCAGGCTGGTTTGGTTCAATAACAGGAAAACAGTCAGAAAACGGGTCTCTAGCGTGGTGTATCATCGTTGCAACAGTCCCTGCCGGGTTATTTGGCTTGCTATTGGGCAATTTTATTGAAGAGCATTTGCGCAGTGTTTCTGTTATAGCAACTACAACTGTCGTTTTTGGGCTTTTACTTTGGTTTGCTGATGCGAAGCATTCAGAAACTAAACAATTAGCCCAAATGACCTTATTTATTGCATTAGTTATTGGGCTTGCTCAAGCACTGGCTATGATTCCCGGTACCTCGCGCTCGGGTATCACTATTACCGCAGCTTTATTACTTGGTTTTGGCCGAAGCGACGCCGCTCGTTTTTCATTTTTACTCTCTATTCCTATTATTACTTTAAGTGGTGGGTATATGGGGTTAAAACTATTGGAAGAAAGTAATGTTAATTGGCAAGAGATTGGCGTAGGTGTGTTGGTTTCGGCAATTAGTGCATATATATGCATTCATTACTTTCTAAGCTTTATCAACAAAATTGGCATGCTTCCGTTTGTAATTTATCGTCTATTATTGGGCGCAGGTCTGTTTGCACTTGTTTGGTTTGCTTAA
- the tsaB gene encoding tRNA (adenosine(37)-N6)-threonylcarbamoyltransferase complex dimerization subunit type 1 TsaB — protein MPRFLAIDTTTEVCSVALGNAKTCVTRQSTQANSHAKVVLQLIEEVLSEEGAQLNELDALALTIGPGSFTGIRIGLSVAQSLAYGAQLPIVCLTSLELLAAQCQLDNAHRAKPVIVCPALDARMGEIYWQLFELSQKGELKPLSPPSIGTPETFNKMSDDLSGDVLGVGHGWQVTDVERHDGFSVLPDLKPNAQGMLHIAQQRFENNELTSAFELEPLYLRNEITWQKRKRIRDN, from the coding sequence ATGCCTAGATTTCTTGCTATCGATACCACCACAGAAGTGTGCTCTGTTGCTTTGGGTAATGCTAAAACATGCGTTACGAGGCAATCCACTCAAGCAAACTCCCATGCGAAGGTTGTCCTTCAATTAATTGAAGAGGTTTTATCTGAGGAGGGCGCCCAATTAAATGAACTAGATGCCTTGGCCCTCACAATAGGCCCAGGGTCGTTTACTGGTATTCGAATTGGGTTAAGTGTAGCGCAAAGTCTTGCGTACGGAGCCCAATTGCCCATTGTGTGCTTAACCTCACTCGAGTTACTTGCTGCTCAATGCCAGTTGGACAATGCTCATCGTGCTAAACCTGTTATTGTCTGCCCAGCATTGGATGCGCGCATGGGAGAAATTTACTGGCAACTATTTGAGCTGAGCCAAAAGGGTGAACTTAAACCCTTAAGCCCGCCTTCTATTGGAACTCCTGAAACGTTTAATAAAATGTCGGATGATTTGTCTGGCGACGTTCTAGGAGTAGGGCACGGCTGGCAGGTAACAGATGTGGAGCGACACGACGGATTTTCTGTGTTGCCAGACCTAAAGCCTAATGCCCAAGGTATGCTGCATATAGCTCAGCAGCGTTTTGAGAATAACGAGTTGACCTCAGCATTCGAACTCGAACCCCTTTATTTACGCAATGAAATAACTTGGCAAAAGCGTAAACGCATCCGCGACAATTAA